The Petrocella atlantisensis genome has a window encoding:
- a CDS encoding CpsB/CapC family capsule biosynthesis tyrosine phosphatase: MFDIHYHLIPNIDDGPDTLEYAQAMVKISYDQGVRTIVATPHMNHPAEFRGNVELERDIEKEFETLRTHIQEAYPEMELYLGAEIYLSKQDLNQLDQVNIRTMNNTRYILVEFSRDFTSLELKQALNELILLGYRPILAHAEVYKCFTNHMEDLLKLREQGILIQCSADNIVGRHQKPDKLRAVEMLKHGLVDIVASNGHNLSSNRPDLAKAYTYVAKKYGTEEAGRLFIENPDTMLKDGLIEQPSRVIHTSKPIHKSWFWIASLIVLALLTRCFT; encoded by the coding sequence ATGTTTGACATACATTATCATCTCATCCCGAATATCGATGATGGACCGGATACCCTGGAATATGCTCAGGCGATGGTGAAGATTAGTTATGACCAAGGGGTAAGAACCATCGTTGCAACCCCACACATGAACCATCCGGCAGAGTTTCGAGGCAATGTTGAGTTAGAGCGAGACATAGAAAAAGAATTTGAGACCTTGCGTACCCATATCCAAGAAGCCTATCCGGAAATGGAGCTCTACCTGGGCGCTGAGATCTATTTGTCCAAGCAAGACCTGAATCAACTGGACCAAGTCAACATCAGAACCATGAACAACACGAGGTATATCTTAGTTGAGTTTTCCAGAGACTTTACCTCCTTGGAATTGAAACAGGCTTTAAATGAATTAATCCTCCTGGGCTATCGACCGATACTTGCCCATGCAGAAGTCTATAAATGCTTCACCAACCATATGGAAGATCTGTTGAAGCTCCGTGAGCAAGGCATCTTGATTCAGTGTAGTGCCGACAATATTGTAGGCCGCCATCAGAAACCGGATAAGCTTAGAGCAGTAGAGATGCTAAAACATGGCTTAGTGGACATCGTCGCCAGTAACGGACATAACCTAAGTTCTAATAGACCGGACCTTGCCAAGGCCTATACGTATGTAGCCAAGAAATATGGTACCGAAGAGGCAGGGCGCTTATTCATAGAGAACCCGGATACCATGTTAAAAGACGGTCTCATAGAACAACCAAGTAGAGTCATCCATACATCCAAACCCATTCATAAATCGTGGTTTTGGATTGCTTCTTTAATCGTACTGGCATTATTAACCAGGTGTTTTACATAA
- a CDS encoding S-layer homology domain-containing protein: MLNKMKKGMSVLLTLALVLSQMTMVTAAASDYENHWANANIEKWMDLGIIKGYPSGAFKPEASITRAEFVTVINNIFQLEEKTDVTFSDVKTTDWFEDAVLKASTAGIVSGHNNRFRPDDRITRQEAAIVLTNAFQLTGTEAAAYSTYTDASDVATWAATQMSVLVEKGYMQGRSNNELAPMSNLTRAEAVTLLSNIAGELITEPGEVTGMTYEGNLVVSSTGVILKDTTIKGNLYIAQGVADGEVDLDNVIVEGELVAFGGGENTITLTNTEVGTLRVIKHNGKIRILAIGNTKVDKVDMHSGGKLQEDGSLTGNGFGNVEIYTVRPGETLTLEGDFEALTVNTPVKNLVVSEGSVGTLTIMKNAEGSELNISSTGNVGNLVLSGSTTVTGTGTITKAVVNVNGSTMTMTPTETTVSKDVEVEVGGETVTEDDNTATTPPSGGGGGGGGSTTPTTTLTFEMSIGTQDKVVTISAATNANYTEILRQVLNASYNEFDTTYDAYIANVDAGSGAFLLDSLAIFLYADQADLSGTDYAGMALSGDGIWSDAEKKEALREALEITKNNYNNLAKVQADLTTIAERVDFTTILYDGQQYKSVVVTKGATEVASYIQGGDKAGYIEDLFNELEALTMSSNVSYTVTTTLADDTVRTATFGAN; the protein is encoded by the coding sequence ATGTTAAACAAAATGAAAAAAGGAATGTCGGTATTACTAACACTAGCATTAGTATTGTCACAAATGACCATGGTAACAGCGGCTGCTTCCGATTATGAGAATCATTGGGCAAATGCTAACATTGAAAAATGGATGGACTTGGGCATCATCAAAGGTTATCCAAGTGGTGCATTCAAGCCTGAAGCATCGATCACCAGAGCTGAATTTGTAACCGTAATTAACAATATATTTCAGCTTGAGGAAAAGACAGACGTTACATTTTCAGATGTTAAAACAACCGATTGGTTTGAAGATGCTGTACTAAAAGCATCCACAGCGGGCATTGTAAGCGGACATAACAACCGTTTTAGACCCGATGACCGTATCACCCGTCAAGAAGCAGCGATCGTACTTACCAATGCTTTTCAACTGACTGGTACAGAAGCAGCAGCCTATAGCACCTACACAGATGCATCAGATGTAGCGACTTGGGCAGCAACACAGATGAGTGTCCTAGTAGAAAAAGGCTATATGCAAGGAAGAAGCAACAATGAACTCGCACCTATGAGCAACTTAACAAGAGCAGAAGCCGTTACTTTACTCAGTAATATTGCAGGTGAACTCATCACAGAACCGGGAGAAGTAACCGGTATGACTTATGAGGGCAACCTTGTTGTCAGCTCAACTGGCGTTATCTTAAAAGACACCACCATCAAAGGCAACCTATACATCGCACAAGGTGTAGCTGATGGTGAAGTAGACCTTGATAATGTTATTGTAGAAGGTGAACTTGTAGCATTTGGTGGTGGTGAGAACACGATTACCTTAACCAATACAGAAGTAGGCACACTTCGTGTCATCAAACACAACGGAAAAATCCGTATATTAGCAATCGGCAACACGAAAGTGGACAAAGTCGATATGCATTCCGGTGGTAAACTTCAAGAAGACGGATCCTTAACCGGTAACGGATTTGGTAACGTTGAGATCTATACCGTAAGACCTGGGGAAACTTTAACACTTGAAGGTGACTTTGAAGCCTTAACCGTGAATACACCAGTAAAGAATCTAGTCGTAAGTGAAGGTTCAGTAGGTACCTTAACCATTATGAAAAACGCTGAAGGTTCAGAGCTAAACATAAGCTCAACCGGTAATGTCGGCAACTTAGTGCTTTCCGGTTCAACCACAGTAACGGGAACAGGAACGATTACCAAAGCAGTCGTTAATGTAAATGGTAGCACCATGACCATGACACCAACAGAAACAACCGTATCAAAAGACGTTGAAGTAGAAGTTGGCGGTGAGACAGTGACCGAAGACGACAACACAGCAACAACCCCTCCATCAGGTGGCGGCGGTGGCGGTGGCGGATCAACCACACCTACAACAACCTTAACTTTTGAGATGTCGATTGGTACTCAAGATAAAGTGGTCACCATATCAGCGGCAACAAATGCAAATTATACAGAAATATTACGTCAAGTACTAAACGCATCTTATAATGAATTTGATACAACCTATGATGCTTACATTGCTAACGTAGATGCCGGCTCAGGAGCTTTCCTACTTGATTCCTTAGCCATCTTCTTATATGCAGATCAAGCAGATTTATCCGGTACCGACTATGCAGGTATGGCATTATCAGGCGATGGTATTTGGTCAGATGCTGAGAAGAAAGAAGCTTTAAGAGAAGCACTGGAAATTACCAAAAATAACTATAATAACTTAGCAAAAGTTCAAGCAGATCTAACAACCATTGCAGAACGTGTCGACTTTACAACCATTTTATATGACGGTCAACAATACAAGAGTGTCGTTGTGACCAAGGGTGCTACTGAAGTAGCATCTTACATACAAGGTGGCGACAAAGCGGGTTATATTGAAGATCTATTCAATGAACTTGAAGCTTTGACCATGTCAAGCAATGTAAGCTATACAGTAACCACAACCCTTGCAGATGACACAGTACGTACAGCAACATTTGGCGCTAACTAG
- a CDS encoding polysaccharide biosynthesis protein produces MLKKVSRQMLLLVTDIIAVNVSFLLALFLHTEGNVPEATILSYVGAVVILTIGKILIYKYFGLYNSLWSYASVEELLKVVMAGITANVLGAIYLISMGIELYFGIYIIGAIFEITIVGFIRFSYRFFRRIKNKYPIMQQAHKNNILIVGSDAAGTLIASEIINHSVSYGHVIGFIDDDAHKLYKSIGGIKVLGNYHDIYSVAHRFNIDEIIIALPSSTTVAMKQILEECSRSEAKVRIIPSIREIIDGQLSLSKIRDVEIEDLLGRDIVNLNVTEVANYIEDKIIMVTGGGGSIGSELCRQIARFLPSKLIILDVYENNAYDIQNELLRTYGDRLDLDVIIASVRDRDNIFAIVEEHAPDVIFHAAAHKHVPLMERAPKEAIKNNVFGTKNIAEAAHEFGVERFVMVSTDKAVNPTNIMGASKRICEMIIQGLAKQSETKFTAVRFGNVLGSNGSVIPLFKKQIEAGGPITVTHKEIIRYFMTISEAAQLVIQSGGIAKGGEIFVLDMGEPVKIYDLAVDLIRLSGLKLNEDIKIKITGLRPGEKLYEELLMDDEGLRNTKYEKIHIGRPIEINYHELKSALNELLVILKSPENETLIEMIQEIVPTYRNNTEVNNENKHRIESIERYKLAKA; encoded by the coding sequence ATGTTAAAAAAAGTAAGTAGACAGATGTTGTTACTTGTCACAGATATTATTGCAGTCAATGTATCTTTTTTATTAGCTTTATTTTTACATACGGAAGGTAATGTGCCGGAGGCGACTATTCTATCCTACGTCGGAGCGGTTGTTATCCTTACTATTGGAAAGATTCTAATATATAAGTATTTTGGTTTATATAACAGTCTGTGGTCTTATGCGTCCGTGGAAGAGCTATTAAAAGTCGTCATGGCTGGTATTACAGCCAACGTCCTTGGCGCCATCTACCTGATCTCTATGGGCATTGAGTTGTATTTTGGTATTTATATCATTGGTGCTATCTTTGAGATTACCATCGTAGGCTTTATTAGGTTCAGTTACCGGTTTTTTAGACGCATCAAAAACAAGTATCCGATTATGCAGCAAGCACATAAAAACAATATATTAATCGTAGGCAGTGATGCAGCAGGTACTCTGATTGCCAGTGAGATAATAAATCATTCCGTGTCTTACGGGCATGTCATTGGCTTTATTGATGATGATGCGCATAAACTCTATAAGTCTATTGGTGGTATTAAGGTTCTTGGTAATTATCACGACATATACAGTGTAGCCCATCGCTTTAATATTGATGAAATTATTATCGCCCTCCCATCTTCGACCACAGTAGCTATGAAACAGATCTTAGAAGAATGTAGTCGATCAGAAGCAAAGGTTAGAATCATACCAAGTATTCGAGAAATTATTGATGGGCAACTATCCCTTAGCAAGATTAGAGATGTTGAGATTGAAGACTTATTGGGACGTGATATCGTCAATCTGAATGTGACAGAAGTGGCCAATTACATTGAAGACAAAATCATCATGGTTACAGGCGGTGGTGGCTCCATAGGCTCAGAACTATGCAGACAGATCGCCAGATTCCTACCCTCCAAGCTTATTATCCTAGATGTCTATGAGAACAATGCCTATGACATTCAGAATGAATTACTTAGAACCTATGGAGATAGGTTGGATCTAGATGTTATCATTGCATCGGTCAGAGACCGAGATAACATCTTCGCCATTGTAGAAGAGCATGCACCGGATGTCATCTTCCACGCAGCCGCTCACAAACATGTGCCACTTATGGAACGGGCACCCAAAGAAGCCATCAAGAACAATGTTTTTGGTACGAAAAATATAGCCGAAGCCGCCCATGAATTCGGCGTAGAACGGTTTGTTATGGTCTCAACAGACAAAGCGGTCAACCCAACCAATATCATGGGTGCCAGCAAACGAATCTGTGAGATGATTATACAAGGCCTTGCCAAACAAAGTGAAACAAAATTCACGGCCGTACGGTTTGGTAATGTTCTTGGCAGCAACGGCTCTGTCATACCACTTTTTAAGAAACAGATTGAAGCAGGTGGGCCGATTACCGTCACGCATAAAGAAATCATACGCTACTTCATGACCATCTCCGAAGCCGCCCAACTGGTCATTCAGTCCGGCGGTATAGCAAAAGGCGGCGAGATCTTCGTCCTTGATATGGGTGAGCCGGTGAAGATCTATGATCTGGCAGTAGACCTCATAAGACTCTCCGGTCTTAAGTTGAACGAAGACATAAAGATCAAAATCACCGGTCTAAGACCGGGGGAGAAGCTATACGAAGAACTTCTTATGGATGATGAAGGGCTAAGAAATACCAAGTATGAGAAGATTCACATTGGAAGGCCTATTGAAATCAACTATCATGAACTAAAAAGTGCTTTGAACGAGCTTTTAGTGATTCTTAAATCTCCGGAAAATGAGACCCTTATAGAGATGATTCAAGAGATTGTACCGACATATAGAAACAACACAGAAGTGAACAATGAGAACAAACATAGAATAGAATCTATAGAGCGTTATAAGTTGGCCAAAGCATAA
- a CDS encoding ISLre2 family transposase translates to MHISIQQFMEIGIKKIEKVVESFINDDQMNIGEFVLELGKPLQELQREIIAETIEGIDEVYRKSAYRINHYVVERARVPNSFTSTCGEIKYKRTYFKSKETGEFIFLADKACGITKNMRKSEDVVIEAIKHVVDTSYRISGEHATHTEDIISKQAVMKEVHSLEIPALIPFVKKKRQVKVLYINADEDHVSLQFNNKKGDLNVGENGYKSNTIEPRLACIFEDVEKESQGSKRNRLIGKHYFAGVYKKSEDLWEEVLEYIDAVYDEDYLEHIYIMGDGASWIKSGMDVLGAKCYFVLDKFHLNQAIMRAIGHLGDSVSDARKAIYDGIRSEDKKAVNTVFDIALEYSDSENRKEQIRRTRVYISNHWEAIIRPNHDEYARMGCSAEGQVSHLLSSRLSSRPLGWSKKGVTKMARLRAYVANDGKVCDLIKYKQEKQHRMIQDEIKIEVDKEIKRKQKTYTDVWNHQTVAGSTRLVDGMYCLTKKLRASFDLRLVKRHKKK, encoded by the coding sequence ATGCATATTAGTATACAACAATTTATGGAGATTGGTATCAAAAAGATTGAAAAAGTAGTAGAAAGTTTTATAAATGATGATCAAATGAATATTGGAGAGTTTGTTCTTGAGTTAGGAAAACCATTACAGGAGCTGCAACGAGAGATTATTGCAGAGACAATAGAAGGCATTGATGAGGTGTATAGAAAATCAGCATATCGAATCAATCACTACGTGGTTGAACGTGCTAGGGTCCCTAATTCATTTACAAGCACATGCGGTGAGATCAAGTACAAAAGGACTTATTTTAAGTCGAAAGAAACAGGTGAATTCATATTTCTTGCAGATAAAGCATGTGGTATTACAAAAAACATGAGAAAAAGTGAAGATGTTGTTATAGAAGCCATAAAGCATGTTGTTGACACTAGCTATAGAATCAGTGGTGAACATGCAACACATACAGAAGATATTATCAGTAAACAAGCGGTCATGAAAGAGGTTCATAGCTTAGAAATACCTGCATTAATACCCTTTGTAAAGAAAAAGAGACAGGTCAAAGTCCTATATATAAATGCTGATGAAGACCATGTATCCTTACAATTCAACAATAAAAAGGGAGATTTAAACGTCGGAGAAAATGGCTATAAAAGCAACACAATAGAGCCACGTCTAGCATGTATTTTTGAGGATGTTGAAAAAGAAAGCCAAGGAAGTAAAAGAAATAGACTAATAGGAAAACATTACTTTGCAGGCGTTTACAAAAAGAGTGAAGACTTATGGGAAGAAGTGCTTGAGTACATAGATGCGGTTTATGATGAAGACTATTTGGAACATATCTACATCATGGGAGATGGCGCATCGTGGATAAAATCAGGGATGGATGTGCTCGGGGCAAAGTGTTATTTTGTGCTTGATAAATTCCATTTAAACCAAGCAATTATGAGAGCTATAGGTCATCTTGGTGATTCAGTATCAGATGCAAGAAAGGCAATCTATGACGGCATAAGATCTGAAGATAAAAAAGCAGTCAATACAGTCTTTGACATAGCCCTTGAGTACTCAGATAGCGAGAATAGAAAAGAACAGATAAGAAGAACCAGGGTATACATAAGCAATCACTGGGAAGCCATAATAAGACCTAATCATGATGAATATGCAAGGATGGGTTGCAGTGCAGAAGGTCAAGTGAGCCACCTCCTCTCTTCAAGGTTAAGTAGCCGTCCGCTAGGATGGTCAAAGAAAGGTGTAACTAAGATGGCAAGACTTAGAGCTTATGTAGCCAATGATGGTAAAGTATGTGATTTGATTAAATACAAGCAAGAAAAACAGCACCGCATGATTCAAGATGAGATAAAAATAGAAGTAGATAAAGAGATAAAAAGGAAACAAAAGACCTATACAGACGTTTGGAACCATCAGACAGTCGCAGGTAGTACCCGGCTAGTAGATGGTATGTATTGTCTTACAAAGAAACTAAGGGCATCATTTGATCTACGTTTAGTAAAAAGACATAAGAAAAAGTGA
- a CDS encoding polysaccharide biosynthesis protein: protein MVTKIKKQMFLLVTDIIAVNGAFLLALFLHTEGNIPNTTMLSYLAAALILTTGKLFIYRYFGLYNSLWAYASVEELLKVVMAGITANTLGTIYLISMGVKLYFGVYLIGAIFEITIVGFIRFSYRYFRRIKNKYPVTRQEYIKKILIIGSGATGSLIASEIKNHSIAYGQVIGFIDDEEHKLYKTIGGVKVLGNYYDIYSVAHRFKIDEIIIALPATTTATMKQIIAECNRTEARVKIVPDIREIIDGQVSLSKIRDVEIEDLLGRDIVNLNVTEVANYIEDKVIMVTGGGGSIGSELCRQIARFLPSKLIILDIYENNAYDIQNELHREYGDNLNLDVIIASVRDRDNIFAIVEEQAPDVIFHAAAHKHVPLMERAPKEAIKNNVFGTKNMAEAAHEFGVERFVMVSTDKAVNPTNIMGASKRICEMIVQGLAKQSKTKFTAVRFGNVLGSNGSVIPLFKKQIEAGGPVTVTHKEIIRYFMTISEAAQLVIQSGAIASGGEIFVLDMGEPVKIYDLAVDLIRLSGLKLGEDIKIKITGLRPGEKLYEELLMDEEGLRNTKYEKIHIGRPNAINYPALKSALNELLFVLKSPENDTLIEMVQEIVPTYRNNMEVNNENKHKKESVERYALAKA, encoded by the coding sequence ATGGTAACAAAGATTAAAAAACAAATGTTTTTATTAGTAACAGACATCATAGCTGTAAATGGGGCATTTTTACTGGCTTTGTTTTTACATACCGAAGGCAACATACCAAATACAACGATGCTCTCATACTTAGCTGCGGCCCTTATCCTCACCACAGGAAAACTTTTTATCTATAGATATTTTGGTTTATACAACAGTCTATGGGCCTATGCATCGGTTGAGGAGTTATTAAAAGTCGTCATGGCAGGCATTACTGCAAATACCCTTGGCACCATCTACCTTATTTCTATGGGGGTCAAGTTGTATTTTGGTGTCTACCTCATCGGTGCGATCTTTGAAATCACCATTGTTGGTTTTATACGCTTCAGTTATCGATATTTTAGACGCATCAAGAACAAGTATCCGGTTACTAGGCAAGAGTATATTAAGAAAATATTGATTATAGGAAGTGGCGCAACCGGATCCTTAATTGCCAGTGAGATTAAGAACCATTCAATAGCATATGGTCAAGTCATCGGCTTCATTGATGATGAAGAACACAAGCTCTATAAAACAATAGGTGGCGTCAAAGTGCTTGGGAATTATTATGACATCTATAGCGTAGCCCATCGCTTTAAGATTGATGAGATTATTATTGCCCTACCGGCTACAACCACAGCTACCATGAAGCAAATCATTGCGGAATGTAACCGAACAGAAGCCAGAGTTAAGATTGTGCCGGATATCCGCGAGATTATTGATGGTCAAGTATCCCTTAGCAAGATTAGAGATGTAGAGATTGAAGACTTACTTGGACGAGACATTGTCAATCTGAATGTGACAGAGGTAGCCAATTATATTGAAGACAAAGTCATCATGGTCACAGGTGGTGGTGGCTCCATCGGCTCAGAACTATGCAGGCAGATTGCCAGATTCCTTCCTTCCAAGCTTATTATCCTAGATATCTACGAGAACAATGCCTACGACATTCAGAATGAACTCCATAGAGAATATGGCGATAACCTGAACCTAGATGTTATCATTGCATCGGTCAGAGACCGAGATAACATCTTCGCCATTGTGGAAGAACAAGCACCGGATGTCATCTTCCACGCAGCCGCTCACAAACATGTGCCACTTATGGAACGGGCTCCAAAAGAAGCCATCAAGAACAATGTTTTTGGTACGAAAAATATGGCGGAAGCCGCTCATGAATTCGGCGTAGAACGGTTTGTTATGGTCTCAACAGACAAAGCGGTTAACCCTACCAACATCATGGGCGCCAGTAAGCGAATTTGTGAGATGATTGTACAAGGCCTTGCCAAGCAAAGCAAGACCAAGTTCACAGCAGTACGATTTGGCAATGTACTTGGAAGCAACGGCTCTGTCATACCACTTTTTAAGAAACAGATTGAAGCAGGTGGACCTGTTACCGTCACGCACAAAGAAATCATACGCTATTTTATGACCATTTCGGAAGCGGCTCAGCTGGTCATTCAATCCGGAGCCATCGCAAGTGGTGGTGAGATTTTCGTCCTTGATATGGGTGAGCCGGTTAAGATCTATGATCTGGCCGTAGACCTCATAAGACTCTCCGGTCTTAAGCTAGGCGAAGACATTAAGATCAAAATCACAGGTCTAAGACCTGGGGAGAAACTCTACGAAGAACTTCTTATGGATGAAGAAGGGCTAAGAAATACCAAGTATGAGAAGATTCATATCGGAAGGCCTAATGCTATTAATTATCCTGCGTTGAAAAGTGCTCTAAATGAACTTCTATTCGTTCTCAAGTCACCAGAAAACGATACCCTCATAGAGATGGTCCAAGAGATCGTACCAACATATAGGAACAATATGGAAGTGAACAATGAAAATAAACATAAAAAAGAATCAGTAGAACGTTATGCGTTGGCCAAAGCATAA
- a CDS encoding CpsD/CapB family tyrosine-protein kinase, with amino-acid sequence MKDIIVHNHPKSSISEAYRAIRTNIEFANIDKNIRTILVTSTTPGEGKTTTLANIAATMTQNGERVLVIDCDMRKPRVHKLFGISNKKGLADMLRKEHNYVDYIQRVEDLNLDVLTAGKIPTNPSELLHSNAMKNLITVLKEEYDYIFLDTPPVTPVTDATILSGYIDGVILVVASGAVDIDLTKRAVQSMTKVGANILGVVINKLKVESAKQYQTYYYYQSKEVEEEDVIQI; translated from the coding sequence ATGAAAGATATAATCGTTCATAATCACCCAAAATCATCCATATCAGAGGCCTATAGAGCCATCAGAACCAATATAGAATTTGCCAATATAGACAAGAACATACGCACCATATTGGTCACCAGCACCACGCCCGGAGAAGGTAAAACCACCACACTGGCCAACATCGCCGCAACCATGACACAAAACGGTGAGCGGGTACTGGTGATAGACTGTGACATGAGAAAACCAAGGGTACATAAACTCTTTGGGATCTCCAATAAAAAAGGCCTAGCAGATATGCTAAGGAAAGAGCACAACTACGTAGACTACATCCAACGGGTAGAAGACCTTAACCTAGATGTACTAACAGCAGGTAAGATTCCGACCAACCCTTCAGAACTGCTACACTCTAATGCCATGAAGAATCTGATTACTGTTTTAAAAGAAGAATATGACTATATATTCTTAGATACACCCCCGGTAACACCGGTAACAGATGCAACCATCTTATCCGGGTATATTGACGGGGTCATCTTAGTGGTAGCATCAGGCGCAGTGGACATTGATTTAACCAAGCGGGCGGTTCAGTCCATGACAAAGGTCGGTGCCAACATCTTAGGTGTTGTCATCAATAAGCTGAAGGTAGAGAGTGCCAAACAATACCAGACCTATTATTATTATCAATCAAAAGAGGTTGAGGAGGAAGATGTCATTCAAATTTAA
- a CDS encoding YveK family protein: MQEYEEIDLLELIKTLWKRKWIIIACVILAALMAFSYTRFAITPMYESKTTLMVNGSKSSGLSDIASSFDLGSINMSQKLVVTYSEIVQSRIVLEQVINRLELDLTYGQLLERITSVPVKNTEILQVSVKHEDPEQAALIANTITDVFIKEVMRIIKADNVEIIDKAIGIYTPINVKLIMNVAIGGILGGMVGVGIIFLIILFDRTLKTAEDIEKHLGLPVLGTIVDFKNLETKHEVKS, encoded by the coding sequence ATGCAAGAATATGAAGAAATCGACCTATTAGAATTAATCAAGACCCTATGGAAAAGAAAATGGATCATCATTGCCTGCGTCATTCTAGCAGCACTCATGGCTTTTTCCTATACACGGTTTGCCATCACACCTATGTATGAATCCAAAACCACACTTATGGTTAACGGATCTAAGAGCTCAGGCTTAAGTGACATCGCTTCTAGCTTTGATCTAGGTAGCATTAACATGAGCCAGAAGTTGGTTGTAACCTACAGTGAGATTGTTCAGTCACGTATTGTTCTGGAACAAGTCATCAACCGCTTGGAGCTGGATTTGACCTATGGTCAATTACTAGAGCGCATCACCTCCGTACCGGTCAAAAACACAGAGATTCTTCAAGTATCTGTAAAGCATGAAGACCCCGAACAAGCGGCGCTAATTGCTAATACAATAACAGATGTATTTATCAAAGAAGTCATGCGTATCATCAAAGCGGATAATGTAGAGATTATTGACAAGGCCATTGGTATATACACACCCATCAACGTCAAGCTCATTATGAATGTTGCTATTGGTGGTATTTTAGGTGGCATGGTTGGTGTCGGAATTATCTTCTTGATCATCTTATTTGACCGTACCCTTAAGACAGCAGAGGATATAGAGAAGCACTTAGGCTTACCGGTCCTTGGCACCATTGTTGACTTCAAAAACTTAGAAACAAAGCATGAGGTAAAATCATGA